In the genome of Chloroflexota bacterium, the window GCCTGCTGACGACTACACCGACCCAGCCCCAGCAACAACCTTTGCTCACTTGGATGCAACGATTTCGCTGGAACGCTCGATCTCAGAAAAAGGTATCTATCCTGCGGTGGACCCACTGGCTTCAACTAGCCGGATTCTCGACCCCAACATTGTGGGCGAAGAACACTACCGCGTCGCGACCGAAGTTCAACGGATGTTGCAACGCTACAAAGACTTGCAAGATATTATTGCAATCTTGGGTGTCGAAGAATTGTCAGACGACGACAAATTGACAGTTTCACGCGCCCGCAAGCTCGAACGCTTCTTCTCACAACCATTCGGCGTGGCTGAAGTGTTTACCAACATTCCAGGCAAGTATGTCGCGGTTGGCGATACCGTCAAGAGCTTTGCCCGCGTCTTAGCAGGCGAGTTCGACCACATTCCCGAAAGCTTCTTCTTTATGAAGGGTGGCATCGACGATGTGGTAGCCGCTTACGATGCATCAAAGCAATAATCGATCAATGATTATCTGACCCTGCGCCGGCTGGAACGGGCATAAACCCGCCCCATTCCGGCGCATTGTCTATAATCGCTGTGAGGATGTATATGCCAATCCAATTGGAAATCGTCACCGCTGAGCGCGTGGTTCTTTCCGAAGAAGTCGATATGGTCAGTGCGCCTTCAGTCGAGGGTCGGGTGGGGATTTTGCCTCGCCACGAGCCATTGCTGACGGTGTTGCAACCAGGCGAATTGCACTATGTGAAAAATGGTGTTAGCATGCCCTACGCTATCAGCGGTGGCTTCATGGAAGTCTTGCCAAATCGCGTGACGATTTTGGCTGATACCGCTGAACGCGCTGATGAAATCGATGAAACCCGCGCCGAACAAGCTCGCTTGCAAGCCGAACAAGCCATGCGCGATCGTCAAAGCACCGAGGATCTTGCTCGGGCCGAGATTGCCTTGCGCCGCGCTACGGTTCGTTTGCAAGTTGCGAAATTGCGCCGCAACCGTCAATAGTAGGTAGCATGAGTATAAAGAACATCAGCTATTATCCATGGCCTTTAAACCTGTGATGATCGGTTGGTGTTCTTTGTACGTTTGGAATAACTAAGGTATGGCACGAAAAATTGGGATTGACCTAGGCACGGCGAATGTGCTTGTCTACATCAAGGGCAAAGGAATTGTCTTGTCCGAGCCGTCGGTGGTGGCGCTCTCGCGCAAAACCAATAAGATTCGCGCAGTTGGCACTGATGCCCTGGCGATGCTTGGCCGTGAACCCGAAAGCGTTGAGGTGATTCGCCCAATGCTCAACGGGGTGATCGCCGATTATGAAACCACCAAGGCGATGTTGGAGCATTTTATTGATAAAACCCGTGGCTTTGGCAAGCCCGATGTGATGATCTGTATTCCAGCTGGGGTAACTACCGTCGAGATGCGGGCTGTACGTGATGCCGCTCGTAAAGCTGGCGCACGCCGCGCCTATTTGATTCGTGAGCCACTTGCTGCTGCGATTGGCGCGAATATTCCGGTGGCTCAACCATCTGGCAACTTGATTATTGATATTGGTGGTGGTACAACTGAAGTTGCCGTGATTTCGCTCAACGATATTGTGGTGAGCAATTCGGTACGGGTTGGTGGCAATAAGTTCGATGAAGCCATCGCCGCCTATATCAAACGTAAATATAATATGATGATCGGCGAACGCACGGCTGAAAGTATTAAAATTGAAATTGGTTCAGCCTTGCCGCTCGACCGCCCATTGACCATGCAAGTACGCGGTCGCGACCAAGTTGCTGGCTTGCCGCGCACGATCGAGGTCGATTCCAACGAAATTACCGATGCTATCCAAGAGCCACTTGAGGCGATTATCAGTGCGGTGCGCTCGGTCTTGGTCGAAACGCCACCCGAATTATCATCGGATATTATTGATAAGGGGATGGTGATGACTGGCGGTGGCTCGATGCTGCGCCGGATCAACGAATTGTTGACTGAGGTTACGGGTGTGCCCTGTTATGTTGCCGACCAGCCCGCCAACTGTGTGGCCATCGGCACAGGTCTTGCCCTAGAAAATCTCGAAATTCTCCGCGAAAGTTTGTCGGGGAGTGATATAAATTAGAGGTCGGTTGTTGGGGGTCGGGGATCGGTAGTGCTTGGGATTCAATCATAGCTATTTGCTAAATTGATTTCTAGCCCCTGATCTCCAACGACCAGCCGTTGTTTTATGGTTTTGGATCGGTGAATTTTGGGTTTGCTCAAATCTCCCAGCCCCCGATCCCCAACAACTAGCCCCCAACCATGATTATTCAACGTTGAATGATCGCATTGGCAATTGACGTTTATGCAAGCTGGCAGTGATTGCTGGCCCATTCATTGAAGTAATGAACTGAGTAGCCCGGAGCTACTGTTGTTGCTTCAGCGAGGTTCTCTATGGAAATGCGCGACGATGCGCGGCTCGCCGATGAA includes:
- a CDS encoding rod shape-determining protein, with the protein product MARKIGIDLGTANVLVYIKGKGIVLSEPSVVALSRKTNKIRAVGTDALAMLGREPESVEVIRPMLNGVIADYETTKAMLEHFIDKTRGFGKPDVMICIPAGVTTVEMRAVRDAARKAGARRAYLIREPLAAAIGANIPVAQPSGNLIIDIGGGTTEVAVISLNDIVVSNSVRVGGNKFDEAIAAYIKRKYNMMIGERTAESIKIEIGSALPLDRPLTMQVRGRDQVAGLPRTIEVDSNEITDAIQEPLEAIISAVRSVLVETPPELSSDIIDKGMVMTGGGSMLRRINELLTEVTGVPCYVADQPANCVAIGTGLALENLEILRESLSGSDIN
- a CDS encoding F0F1 ATP synthase subunit epsilon; translation: MPIQLEIVTAERVVLSEEVDMVSAPSVEGRVGILPRHEPLLTVLQPGELHYVKNGVSMPYAISGGFMEVLPNRVTILADTAERADEIDETRAEQARLQAEQAMRDRQSTEDLARAEIALRRATVRLQVAKLRRNRQ